A window from Purpureocillium takamizusanense chromosome 3, complete sequence encodes these proteins:
- a CDS encoding uncharacterized protein (COG:S~EggNog:ENOG503P4C0): MANPITTTNTTGAQEPQLRTYRGNCHCGAFVYETQLPEIKSVFECNCSICHKKGYLWVFPGEGRFSIVKGGDDALSGYTFGLKKRTHKFCPTCATPLMAHFPDGPPGKQRALNVRAMQGVNASELERKPFDGAALGEAYVPPAYKGSTPAEVAGHQLYTGSCHCGWVGVALMSKPLDKSFDELVIECNCSICERNGYRWIYPEASCVVLHAEGAADVGRYSFAHGIISKTFCRACGVPLTNEWRQLGPAEEAALSEQAARFYGYARTHHPVNLRVFPGIDLAAMRAPTRNDGANGLEPAYVNP, translated from the exons ATGGCCAACCCCATCAcaaccaccaacaccaccggTGCGCAGGAGCCGCAGCTGCGCACGTACCGCGGCAACTGTCACTGCGGCGCCTTTGTGTACGAGACTCAACTGCCGGAGATCAAGTCGGTCTTTGAGTGCAACTGTAGCATCTGCCACAAGAAGGGGTACCTATGGGTGTTTCCTGGGGAGGGCAGGTTCAGCATAGtcaaaggcggcgacgatgcgctcaGTGGGTATACGTTTGGCCTCAAGAAGCGGACGCACAAG TTTTGCccgacctgcgcgacgccctTGATGGCGCACTTCCCGGACGGCCCGCCGGGCAAGCAACGCGCTCTGAAT GTTCGCGCGATGCAGGGTGTAAACGCGTCGGAGCTGGAGCGGAAGCC GTTTGATGGAGCCGCGCTGGGAGAGGCGTACGTGCCGCCAGCATACAAGGGCAGCACGCCGGCCGAAGTTGCGGGCCACCAGCTGTACACGGGGTCGTGCCACTGCGGGTGGGTCGGTGTTGCTTTGATGAGCAAGCCGCTGGACAAGAGCTTTGACGAGCTCGTGATAGAGTGCAACTGCAGCATCTGCGAGCGG AACGGCTACCGGTGGATATACCCAGAGGCGTCGTGCGTGGTGCTgcacgccgagggcgcggccgacgtcgGGCGGTACAGCTTCGCGCACGGCATCATCAGCAAGACATTTTGCCGGGCGTGCGGCGTGCCCCTGACCAACGagtggcggcagctggggccggccgaggaggcggcgctgtcggagcaggcggcgcgcttTTACGGGTACGCCCGGACGCACCATCCGGTGAACCTGCGTGTGTTCCCGGGCATCGacctggcggccatgcgggCGCCGACTCGCAACGACGGGGCCAACGGGCTGGAGCCGGCGTACGTGAACCCGTAG